CGCGAGCTGCATCCGATGTTAAAGCTGTTGCTCTGTGGCGTCATCGTCGGCGCGCCGTGCCTGCTGATCCTGATGCAGCCCGATCTTGGCATGACCATTATCTGGGGCCCGGTCCTGCTCGCCTTACTTTTCGTCGGCGGCATTCCGCTGCGTTACCTCATCTGTATCATCCTGATCGTCGTAGGATTCATTCCGCTCGCGATCAATCTCGCCCTGAAACCGTACCAAATGGAGCGGATCACGGCCTTCATTAACCCTGAGATCGACAAACAGGGCGCGGCCTGGGCGATTAACCAGTCACTCATTGCGATCGGCTCCGGCGGCTGGCAGGGCAAAGGATTCAAAGCGCCGAACTCCCAGATCGAGATGGGGTTTCTGCCGGCGACCGCCGTGCACAACGATTACATCTTTTCCGCCATCGGCGAGCAGTGGGGCTTCGTTGGCGGCATGTTCCTGATCGGCACGTTCGCCCTGCTCCTGTTAACGTGTCTTTTCGTCGCGTTCTTTGCCGGCGATCAGCTCGGCTTGCTCCTCGTGGTCGGGACAACTGCGCTCATTTTCACCCACATCTTCCAGAATATCGGCATGACCATCGCCTTGCTCCCGATCACCGGCGTGCCTTTGCCGCTCATCAGCTACAGCGGCTCCTTCGCCTTTATCATCATGTTCGGTCTCGGGATCGTGAACTCTGTGTGGATTCACCGACGAGAAATCGTCGAGCGATAATCGTCTGCGGAATAACGGAATCTGGTTGGTGGACCACGGCTGCGTCGCGGTGATCAGGTAGTTTGGGCAAATTCGTTCAGCGGCGCTTGCAGGTAGGCGATCGCTTCGAAAACCGTTCGGCTTGGAGACGCGAATGCTCTTCCGGTTAGAATCTCGTCGGTGATGACCCTCGCCACCGCTTCCCAATCGGCGACGGCCAGATCAGCGCACACCGGGGGAATATTTGCGAAGGGCAAACTCACCGGACCATCCACCAACGCCACACGCTTCCGATTCATCAGGGCGATAAGGCGATCGGGCGCGCGAAAGGCAAACAGAGAAGCGGCCTCGCCCAGCAGAATGGTTGCGCTCTCCGGCTCTTCCGCCAGCGAGTGTAAGAGTTGGTCGCAATGCGCTCGGCCAGGGTCGATGAGATTGTATTGAAACCGCGCGTTTTCGAGGAGCCCTTTGAGCTTTTCTTCATCGACGGGAGATCTGCGCGCTGCGTTAACCACACATACTTTTTTGATGAGCCCGCAGTTCCTCCAATCATTCAGAATTTCGGAAACCGCCCTGTCCCGAGCGATCTCGAAATGGCAGGGCAACGCTGGCAGTCCACCATCAGCAACTCCAATTGCGCGGACGCCGCTGTCCTGGAGAAGCCGCGCCGTTTCTCGGGCGCAGTGGTCTGGTCTGTACCACAGTACGCTGTCCACCTTGGAGTGGTTGATCCTCTCTTGAAGAAAATCGGCACGCTCTTCCGAGTCTTCATAGAAAAGCCCGGCCGCGACGAAGCCGCGCCGACGCAGTTCCCGTCGAGTGCACATAAAAAACATTCGGTATTTTTGTCGGGTCAAAAAACAGGACAGTGGCATCGGGACGCCAACGATGCCATGGATTGAAACCTGCCGTCCGGTACCCAGTCCTTTGAGCAATGTCCGCGAGCCCCGCAGACGCATAAGGAGTCCTTCAGTTTCGAGCTGACGATAAACAGCGGCGACCATTGAGAGAGAAACGTTGAAACGGTCGGCGACTTCCCGGAGCGCGTAAAAGACCTGTGGTTTCTCGGACTGATGTTTGCGAGCGGTCTGTCGAAGAATCTCCGAAAGCTGCTCTGTTTTCACATCGCTTCCTGAAACCCCGAGTTTTCCCCGCAGGGGAGGGAGCCGACGAGGGATTTTTTTCCGAGCCATGGTTCCCGGGGGGTTGAGATTCGAGGGAATCTGTTCTGTATCTGTTTTCTAAGAGTTCATTTTCTGTTTGTCTAGCCAGCAATGACAAAAATGGTGCAAAAGCAGCGCCATGAAATTTTTTCACCGGCTGCTGTTCTTCGCATTGGTCACCGGCGTTTCTTCTCTGGTGGGAATGAAACCGCTTTTGGCGCAATCTTCGCTTGAGGCAAACCGAAACCTGGTCACCCATGGCGTTCCCGCACCGCCGCCGGGCGCTCAGAAAGCGCGGCACCTTACTGGTGAAGCGACGGCGGCTATCGATTTGGGCAATGACCAGGTCGTAACCGTCTCGTCTCATCAGGGCGGTTTTGATCGCGTCGGCTTGCGCCATGACCAGACCATTGACGTCAGGGTCCAATATTCGGCAGCAAAGATCGGTCAGCCGATAACGGTCGAAGCTTTGGACGGCGGTAGCGTCGTCGCAGCTTCGAAAGACCTCGTCGTGGCTGCGGACGGGACGATCCATTTCAAGTTTCGGGCTGGACATCAGCCAGGCGTCTATCAAATCGCCGTGCGTAATGGCTCCCAGGAACTTGGACTCCAGTTCTGGGTTCGGGACGACGAACACCCTGGAAACAATCAACCGGTCATTAATCTAGAAGGAAAATAACCATCCATGACCGCCTGCATTTTCTCAGCCATGTGCCGTTCCGTCCGCTCTCTGTTTGCCGCTCTTTTTCTGGTCAGCCTCTTGCCCGCCGGCGTTTCGGCGCAACTCGGCAACGACAATCCGACCGGGATCTCCGGGATGTACAACGGCAATGTTAATACCGCCGGATCGTACGATCCCTACACAGGCAACGCGACTCGCTCCATCACTGACATCACCGTAGCAGGCGCGGTAGGCGCGTACCCGCTCGCCTTCACGCGCACCATGAACACGCGCTACAACGCCGGTTCGGGAACATGGGAGATGGGGACCGCAGGCAGCTGGCGCCATAACTACCAGTGGAGCATTGAGCCGCACGTTTATACCAGCAGCGGACCCAACCGGTGGAGCTATCTCCCAAATGTCTACACGGTGAACTATCCCGATGGGCGCCGCCTCTCTTTTTCCCAGGCAAGCAACGACACCCGGTTTCGCGCCGGCTCGGGGATTTCAGATCGTTTTCAACAGCTTACCAATGTCGACGGGGGAATGGTGTATGTCCTCCTGCCCGATGGCGGGAAAATTGCCTTTGAGGCCACCGTCATTCGCAACGAACTAAGTGAAGTAACGCATTTGACGGAGTCCTTATTCACTTACGAACTGGTCGGAATCATCGATCCTCACGGCCAGACGACAACGATCACTTATCCGGGGGACGGCTCGATGACAATTACCGAGCCAGCCGGGCGGTGGCTGAAGTTGTGGTATACAATCACCCCGTGGATGGGCGATTCGGTCCTCACCGGTGTTCAAGCCAGCGACGGCAGGTCGGTAACATATAACTACGGCGGATGGCAACCAGCCGGCGCGGCCATGTATAGTTATCTCGGCAATATCCAATACCGGGACACCGCAGGCGGTGTCTACGCGACCGCGATCTACTTTTACACGCCCGGAAATATCGATCCAAACGAACGGCCTCTCCTCGCCGGCGCTATCGATCCGATGTACAGCGGTCCGATGTGGTCTATTGGATACACTTATGTCTCCGGTTCGTCCGGCGGCGTCTATGGCCAGATTCAGAGCGAGAACTATCTCGACCCCGCCACTGGAGCTGCGGGTCAGGTTGTCTCGAGCGTTTCCGTTAACGGTAATAGCCGAACGGAAACCCGCGGCGACGGATCATCCCGCACCTTCAATTATATAGGCGGCAAGCTGGCAAGCTACACGGATTTCAAGGGACAAACCTCTTACATTTCGTATGACGGCAATGGTTTCAGCAATGGCTTTACGGATGCTCGCGGCAATACGACTACGACGAGCCGTGAGGGAATCATCGGCGCCGTCAGCGTCCTTACGCATGCTGACCAATCAGCGCAAGGCTATGCCTACTGGTACAGGGATGGCGGGCCGTACTTTGTTCAGATTCGGGGTGACGAGCGTGGTCACAACACCTATTTTACCCGTGACACGGACAATTTTCAGCTTACCCGGATCGATTATCCCGATTACCCCAACGGAGCCTACGAGACCTTTGCTTATAACGGGTTTGGACAAGTCTATTCTCACCGAATGCCGAGTGGAGGAACCGAAACCAAGTATTATGACGGGCGGGGAATGATGTGGGCCTACAACAACCCAGACGGAACGAGCTACTATTATTATGATGGTCTCGATCGCCTTGAGCACACCACCGATCCTCGTGGAAACTGCACGTGGTTTCAGTATAACGCGCGAGGCCAGGTCACTCGTGTCACTCACGCTGATGGCACCTATGTCCAAATGTCGTACGACAATCACGGCGATCGGATCTCCGTTACGGACGAGCTGAATCACACCACCAGTTTTGCGTATGATGATTACAAACGGGTTCTAACTGTTACAAACCCGGTTGGTCACACCGCGACCTTCTGCTATGCTCTCGACTGGGTCAATCCGCTTCTCCACACTACGAACAGCGTCAAATACGTTATTTCTCCGATGGGTAAGAACGTGGTCTTCGATTACGACGCCAATCTTCAAAGAGTCGACCAGGTTGCCGCGTTGGGAACACCGGATGAAGCATGGACCTTATTTGAATACGATTCTGTCGGCAATTTAACCAAGGTGACTGATCCGCTTTGGCACGCCACGACGTTTGGCTACGACAACCGCGACCGGCCAACTACGATGACGGACGCACTCGGTTACGTTACGACCACCAATTACGATGTTATGGGGAATAAGACCTGGATCAAGCGCGCTACCGGAACCGCCGCCGAGACCATTCTCCAATTCCCGGATTACGACTCAATGAACCGGTTGACCAGGCAGATCGACGAGAGAGGCGTCACGACCACGATGGGTTACGATCTTGCCGGAAACCTTGCTTGGAATAACGACGGCAACGCCAATCACTATTCCTACGAATACGATGCGCTAAACCGCCGCAAGAAGATGACATATCCGGACGGGAGTACCGAAGAGGAAAGTTATGATGCCGCCGGCAACCGCGCCACACACAAGAACCGCGCCGGCAACGTTCAAACATTCTTTTATGATAGTCGCAACCGACAGACGGGATTCGATTGGAATGACGGGTTTACGCCGCAACTGCGCACGACCTACGACGCGGCCTCGCGTCCTACCCAAATCTGGAATTGGGACGCGACGATCGACAATACCTTTTTCGACGACAATAAGCTGGCGAGCCAAACGGAAGTGACCGGCGATTACGGGGACAATACGCCGCGGACGATCAGCTACACCTACGACGCGGACGGAAATCGGGGAACAATAACTCATAATTATGCGGGCATAACCTACAATTACCATTATACGAACCGCAATCAGCTTAAAGACATTAACTATCAGTCTTATGCTCCGATGATCGCGTACCAGTACGACAAGGCCGGCAATCGCACCCTCCGCACGCCTTACAATGGGGCGATTACCGAGTACGCCCCGGTCGATGCTCTGAATCGCAGCTCCTGGGTGCGCCACACCTTCGCCGGCGGCCAGACGGCACGCTACGATTATGCCTTTGACGAAATGGGCCGGCGGAGATACGAGCAGCGCAATGGCGGCCCGGCCGATGGCTACAGCTATGATCAGGGCGGAGAAGTTGTCGGTGAGATTCCGAATGGGACCTTGAGTAATGGAACGGTAAGCGGGACGAATCTTCCGTTGAGCTACGATGGAGCCGGGAACCGGACAAACACGTGGGGAATTCCATACAGCACAAACAACGTAAATCAATACACGAGCGTGGGCGGCGCGCCGATTAGTTGTGATGCGAATGGCAATATCCAGGGCCGTGACGGCTGGACTTACACCTATGATGCCCAGAATCGACTGAGGAGTGCGACCAAGGGCACCACCTCCCTTGGCTTTTATTACGATGGTTTAAACCGGCAGATCACCCGTGGGGTGAATACCGGCTCAGGTTGGGATGTGACATTCAGCGTCTGGGATGGCTGGACGCTTCGGGAGGAATGGGGTCTTGGCAACGTTTTGAAGCGCCTCTACTTCTGGGGCGGTGCGACCGATGAATTAGTCTGTGCGTTCGGCGGCCAGTATAACAACAGCTGGTTCACCCAGGACGGGCGCGGCAATACCTCGCACATATCGGACGATGGCAACAATCTGGTGGAACGCTACACTTACGGGCTGTCCGGCGAGCCCCAGATTTGGGATCCGAATGGCAATGCGCGTTCCGACGCGATCACCGCGAACCGCTTCATGTTCCAAGGCCGCGATTATCTCAAGGAAGGTGCGATTTACGATTACCGCAATCGGTTCTATCTTCCCAGCCTGGGCCGTTTCCTCCAGCCCGATCCCATCGGCTTCCGAGGCGACCGTGCAAATATCTACCGCTTCTGCGGCGGCGATCCGGTGAATCGAATGGATCCGTTCGGACTGGAGAGTCCTCTTCCAACAAAGAAGAAGGACGGGAATGATGGCGTTGCAGATTATCCGGGCGTGGAAGTTACGGCGTCGGAGATACCGGGGTACGACAGAACTGCAGGAGATGGGCATAGAGACATAGGTGCGCTCGATAGGACCGGATCGGCCCCAGGGGAAGGTGGTAGTCGTGACAGTGTGGGAGGTGGGGGAGGCGATCGGGGCGAGGGCGATTCACCTACCCCGCAGCCATCAACACCTCCGACGCCTGTGCCGAGCGGTCCGCCAGCTCCGGAATGGCCGCCACCACCGCTTCACCCGATAATTCCACCATTTCCCGGTTTCCCACCTATTGATGATTGGCGAGATTTCCGAGATTTTTACAAGTATTATTTCCCCGCTGGCGCACCTGGTGATAATCCGTATCGTGACTATCTCGCTTCGCGCGACGGCTAGCTAGTGGATTGTCATTCTTCTTATGCTTCCTGTTAGATGGGTTTTGAACCGTGCATCTTATTACATGAGAACAAGGTTGCTCTTCGGGTGTTTAGTGATATTCGCGGCCTCTATAAAGAACACGGACGCTTACCACCAGGAGCGTTCACTCCCGGCGAAAGCTTTGCGAGAAAGTCTAGCTTTCAAAAGAGCCAATGCCCTCGCTGCCGTTTTGGCGAATCAAGAAGCAAAAAGAAGATTTGGCGTGAAGCCCTTTTCTGAACATGATGGGAAAGCGGTGCTTCGCAATGCTCGGTGGGAGTGGATGGCAACAGCAGGCGTTGGGAAAGGGGACCTTTCTGCTCGCGTCTCGTTTCGGCAAGACGGCTCGGACCGAAAAATCGAAGTATTCCAAATGTGGAACGGGCGATGAGACAGACTTGGACCGCTGATAATGGCTTCCGATCCCGGTGCCGCTGATTTGCCTCCTCCACCGCCGTAGATCGTTGAACCAGCCCCCCCGAATCATGCGACCGGGCGTACCGTGGCCCACGCCGCCGCCGCAATAGTGAACCGTCTTTGCTTCCGATGGTCACTGCGCCAAGCAAAGGCCGTGGCCCGATTGCCTTCGCCCTAAGTTGAAGTCGAGCCGCAGCGCATCCTCGCGGAGTTTACTTTCGCGGCGACGGCTCGTAACATTCGCGGCGCGCGATGGAGACGGATTACAAAGTTAAGCTCGAGATTTTCGAGGGGCCGCTCGATCTCCTGCTTTACCTGATCAAGCAGGACGAGATCGATATTTACGAAATCTCGCTCGAACGGATCACGAGCCAGTACCTGGAATACCTCCAGGCGTTCAAGGAATTGAACATCGATATCGCGGGCGAATTCATCGTGATGGCGGCGAACCTGATCTATCTGAAAAGCCGCAGCCTCCTGCCGGTGGATCAGCAGCCACCGGATGAAGAGGCGGCGGAGGACGATCCGCGCTGGGATTTGATCCGGCAGCTGATCGAATACAAGAAGTTCAAGGAAGCGGCGGCGCAGTTGCGCGATCGGGCGCTGGAGCAGGAGCGGATGTTTGCGCGGTCCGGCAGCGGCCCGGGTGAGGTGGCGCTGGCGCCGCTCTCCCTGGGCGAGGTCGGCATTTTCCAATTGATCAACGCGCTCCAGACCGTGATAAAACGGGTCGAGGCGCGGGAGGATTTGCGGGAACTATTTGGCGAACACTTTACCGTCTCGGACAAGATCGACTCCATTCTGCGGCAGGTGGCGGGAGGAGTAACGCTGAAGTTTTCGGAGTTGTTCGCCCAGATGGCGTCGCGGGTCGAAATCGTGGTGACGTTCCTGGCCTTGCTGGAGCTGATCCGGCTCAAGCAAGTGCGCGCGAGCCAGCCGAACCCATTCGACGAAATTGAGATTGCGCCGGCTTCCTAAACAAGACTGGGCGCGGATTCAATGGGCCGGATTTTGATCGCAGGCTGCGGCTACGTGGGAGAAGCGACGGCGGATCTTTTTTGCGAACGGGGCTGGCAGGTCGAGGGATGGACGGCTTCGGCGGAATCGAGCCACCGGCTTTCCGAAAAGCCCTACGGTGTCCGCGCGGTGGATATTGGGGATGCGTCGGCGGTCTCGGCGGCCGGAGGAGCGTTTGATGTGGTCGTGCATTGCGCGAGCACGAGCGGCGGCGATGCGGAGCAGTATCGCCGGGTCTATCTCGAGGGGACGCGGAATCTCATCCGCGCGTTTCCCCAGGCAAAATTTCTGTTCACCAGCAGCACGAGCGTTTACGCCCAGAAAGGGGGCGTGATCGTGGATGAGGAGAGTCCGGCCGAGCCGCTCCATGAGAAGGGAAAACTTTTGCGGGAAACGGAAGAATTGGTCCTCGCACGGGGCGGGATCGTGGCGAGGCTGGGAGGGATTCATGGGCCGGGTCGGTCATTTTTTCTGACAAGATTTTTGGCGGGTGAGGCGGTGCTCGATGCTGATGGCGGTCGCGTGATCAATCAGGTGCATCGAGGCGATATTGCGGCCGCCTTGGTTCTTTTAGCGCAAAGGGGTGAAGCCGGGATTTTCAATCTGGTGGGCGACGAACAAATCACCGCCCGCGAAGCGTACGAGTGGCTGAGCGCGCGGCTGGGGAAGCCGCTTCCAGCGCCGGCGACACGGTCCGAGGCGCGAAAACGGGGAGCGAGTAACAAGCGTGTCAGCAACAAGAAACTGCGCGCCCTGGGATGGGTGCCGAAGTATCCGACTTTCGAAATTGCGATGGAGAAAAGTATCCTCCGCAGCTTTGGATTTTGACGATTTTCACTGAATTATTCCGGTACGGTAGCTGCTAAAAAAATCACATGCGGCATATCAAACTCAGCGGGCGCGAAGCGACGGTAGTGCGCGCCATCGGTTTCACGGAAGCGATGATGGGCGCTGAGATCCAGGATTCCACCCACATGGGGATCGAAGACGTTACCGACACGCTCAACAGTTTGATGTCGGCCGGCTTCATCGAGACCATTCCGTATTACGACGAAGTGCAACTCGCTGAGGTGCCGGTGACCGCGTTCGAGCTGAACCCAGCCTACGCCCACGAGCTGAAGCAGGCGCTTTACCGGCGGTAACGCCTCTCGCAGTCACGCGGTGGGCGCCGTGGATCCGCAGCGGAACGGTTACGGAACAGCCGCTGGGGACTCGGCCGAAGCGCGCGAACTGTTCTGCTGGCCGAAAAGCTGGCGAATGACCTCTTCGACCGGCAGCTCCTGGACGTTGATGTCGGTCACCCGGCAGTTGTCGAGCAGTTGGCGCGCAGTTTCGGTCACCTTGCCGCGCGGCACCTTGAGCTGCACGGACATGGGCTTTCGCTCGACGACTTCGCCGAACTGAGTGAAGTCGCAATCCGAGCCTTCCTCAAAACTGAGGCTGATGATCTTGGCGCTCGAGAAACGGTCGATGATCGCATCGAGGGGACCGTCGAAGAAAATCTTGCCATGGTCGATCACGATGACGCGGTCGCACAGCTCCTCGATATCCTGCATGTAATGGCTGGTCAGCATGGTGACGATCCGGTGCTCGGAATTGTAAAGCCGGAGAAATTCGCGGACGCGTTTTTGGCTGACCACGTCGAGGCCGATGGTAGGTTCGTCGAGGAAGAGCACCCGCGGCTCGTGAATAAGGGCGGAGATCAACTCCATTTTCATGCGCTCGCCCAGCGAAAGCTCACGCACCATTACGTTCATTTTGTCCTGCACGTCCAGAAGCTCGCTCAGGCCGTTCACCACCTTCTTGAACCGGGCCGGCTCGATCCCATAAATCGCGCGGTTTAGCTCGAGCGACTCCTGCGCCGGCAAGTCCCACCAAAGCGCGTTTTTCTGGCCCATCACGAGGCTGAACTGCCGTTTCAACTCGTTGCTTCGTTCCCAGGGCACGAACCCGAGGACGCTGGCTTCCCCCGAGGTGGGATTCAGCAAACCGGAAAGCATCTTGAGCACAGTCGTTTTTCCGGCGCCGTTCGGGCCCAGGAACCCCACGAGCTCGCCTTCCTCGATTTGAAACGAAACGTCGTCCGCGGCGCGGATTTCGTCGTACTTGCGGCTGACAAGTCCTTTAATCGATCCGCGCAGACCGCTTTCCTTGCGGTAGGTGCGGTAGACCTTGGTGAGACCGCGGGTTTCGATGACCGGCATGGGGAAAGGTCAACCTTTCCCTACGCCGCGCTGGGCTGCGTTTTTGATCCTCGCTTTTTCAGGAGCGGCAGGACTTTTTCCACGAGCGCATCCGCGGTGAGGCCATGTTTCTTGCGAAGAATGGGGATGGTGCCGTGCTCGACGAATTGGTCGGGCCAGCCGATGCGGACAACCGGAGTGGCGATCATCTGCGAGTGCAAATGCTCCATCACGGCACAGCCGAAACCATTGTGGAGGACGTGGTCCTCGATGGTGCAGACAACGTCGACGCCACGGGCAAAGAACTCGAGCGTCCCCGTGTCGATCGGCTTAATCCAGCGCGGGTTGATCAGGGCAACCGAAATGCCCTTTTCCTCCAGCTTGCGGGCAGCCTCCTCGGCCACTTCAAACATGTTTCCGAGGCCGAAAATGGCGACCTCGCGCCCGTGTTGCACCACCTCGGCCTTGCCGATTTCGAGAAGTTTCGGCGACGCTTTTGGCACGGCCCCGGTTCCCGCGCCGCGTGGGTAGCGGATGGCGATCGGGCCGGAATTGTAATTGGCGATTGTCCAGAGCATGTCGATGAATTCATCTTCATCCTTCGGCTGCATGTGAACGAAATTCGGAACGTGCCGAAGATAACCGATGTCAAAAAGACCGTGGTGGGTCGGGCCGTCGTCTCCGCTCAGGCCGGCGCGGTCCATGCAAAGCGCGACATTCAAATTCTGGAGCGCGATGTCATGGATGATCATGTCGTAAGCGCGCTGCATGAACGTGGAGTAAATCGTCAGGAACGGCTTGAGGCCCTGGGTCGCCAGGCCGCAGGCGAACAGGGCCGCGTGTTCTTCCGCAATGCCGACGTCGAAGTAGCGCGTGGGATGTTGCGCCTGGAAGAACCCGAGACCGGTTCCACTCGGCATCGCGGCCGTGATCGCGACAATGTTCTGATTGGAATCCGCGAATTTCGCCAGCGTTTTGCCCATCAACTCCGAATAAGTCGGCGTCGGCGCGGGCGCGGTTTCGCCGCTTTCGATTTTGTATTTGCCCAGGCCATGGAACTTGTCCGGCTTGGCGATTGCCGGCTCGTAGCCTTTTCCCTTCTTGGTCAGGATATGAAGCAAAACCGGCTCATCCTGGCTCTTCAGGAATTCGAAGGTCTTAATCAGAAGCGGAATGTCATGGCCATCGATCGGCCCGTAATAACGGAGGCCGAGTTCTTCAAAGATCACGCTGGGCAGGAGGAGGTTCTTCACGCCTTCCTCGACTTTGTGGGCGAATTCGACCGCGCTCTTGCCGGCAATCGCTTCGACGAAGCGCCGGGCCTTGTCGTGGAGACCAGCGTAGGTCGGGTTAGCGACGATGTTGTTCAAATAACTGGCGATGGCGCCGACGTTCTTGGCGATCGACCATTCGTTGTCGTTCAGGACAACGATGAAACGGCGCGTCTGTGATTTCGCGTTGTTGAGCGCTTCGTAGCTGATGCCGCAGGTGAAAGCCGCATCGCCGGCCACGACGACCACATTCTCATTCCCGCCGCGCAGATCGCGACCCACCGCCATACCGAGGCCAGCGGAAAGCGCCGTGCCGGCATGTCCGGCGCCATAACAATCATGCTCGCTCTCCGTTCGAAGAAGGAAGCCGTTTAACCCCTGGTATTGGCGCATCGTGGCGATCCGGTCGAGGCGCCCGGTAAACATTTTGTGAACGTACCCCTGATGGCTGACGTCAAAGACGAACTTGTCCTTGGGCGTCTCAAAAACGCGATGCAAGGCGATCGTCAACTCGACGACCCCTAGGTTGGGTCCGAGATGCCCGCCAGTCTGGGAAAGGACCTTTATCAGCTCGTCGCGGACTTCCTGGGCAAGTTGCGGCAGGTCTTCTTCGCCCAGGGCCTTGATGTCGACCGGCGAACGGATT
This Chthoniobacterales bacterium DNA region includes the following protein-coding sequences:
- the dxs gene encoding 1-deoxy-D-xylulose-5-phosphate synthase, which encodes MTKSASSEPPNTTRLLDGIRSPVDIKALGEEDLPQLAQEVRDELIKVLSQTGGHLGPNLGVVELTIALHRVFETPKDKFVFDVSHQGYVHKMFTGRLDRIATMRQYQGLNGFLLRTESEHDCYGAGHAGTALSAGLGMAVGRDLRGGNENVVVVAGDAAFTCGISYEALNNAKSQTRRFIVVLNDNEWSIAKNVGAIASYLNNIVANPTYAGLHDKARRFVEAIAGKSAVEFAHKVEEGVKNLLLPSVIFEELGLRYYGPIDGHDIPLLIKTFEFLKSQDEPVLLHILTKKGKGYEPAIAKPDKFHGLGKYKIESGETAPAPTPTYSELMGKTLAKFADSNQNIVAITAAMPSGTGLGFFQAQHPTRYFDVGIAEEHAALFACGLATQGLKPFLTIYSTFMQRAYDMIIHDIALQNLNVALCMDRAGLSGDDGPTHHGLFDIGYLRHVPNFVHMQPKDEDEFIDMLWTIANYNSGPIAIRYPRGAGTGAVPKASPKLLEIGKAEVVQHGREVAIFGLGNMFEVAEEAARKLEEKGISVALINPRWIKPIDTGTLEFFARGVDVVCTIEDHVLHNGFGCAVMEHLHSQMIATPVVRIGWPDQFVEHGTIPILRKKHGLTADALVEKVLPLLKKRGSKTQPSAA